Within Romboutsia sp. CE17, the genomic segment CTAGCATATGCTATATTTGATAAATTTCCAGTAAACAAAGGTCATATGTTATTTATACCCAAAAGACATGTAAAAGATTTTTTCGATATAACAAAGGAAGAGCGAGAAGCAATATTTGAATTAGCAGATGAAGGTAAAAAACTACTAGATGAAAAATACTCACCAGATGCTTATAATATAGGAGTAAATTGTGGCGAATACTCAGGACAAACAGTAATGCATGTACATGTGCATCTAATTCCTAGATATAAGGGAGACACATCATCTCCTCAAGGAGGAGTAAGAGGTGTAATACCAGAGAAAATGAAATATTAGATAAATACAATTATTCAAGGAGATATAATAATTATGAATAATAAATTTGAAAAATCAGTAATAGAAAGTATAAAATTAAGAAAATCAGTAAGAAACTACGATAATCAGACGCTATCAAAAGAAATAATACAAAAAATAGAAAACTACATAAATAAAATAGAAAATCCATTTAATAAAGAAATAAGAATTAAACTAATAGAAAAAAGTGAATACAATAAGGAATTTAAACTTGGTACTTATGGTGTAATAAAAGGAGCTAATTACTTTTTAGCAGTCGCATGTAAAAATGAAGACTTTAGCCTAGAAGCATTAGGATATACCTTTGAAAAATTAGTTTTATACTGTACATCATTAGGTCTTGGTACAGTATGGTTAGGAGGAACTTTCAATAAAGGGGAATTCTTTAAAGCTATGAATTTAACTGAAAATGAAATACTTCCAATAGTATCGCCAGTAGGATATGAGGGTGGTAAGAAATCATTTATTTCAAGATTAATTGGAAATAACAATGATAAAA encodes:
- a CDS encoding HIT family protein yields the protein MNCIFCNMKDHYILENELAYAIFDKFPVNKGHMLFIPKRHVKDFFDITKEEREAIFELADEGKKLLDEKYSPDAYNIGVNCGEYSGQTVMHVHVHLIPRYKGDTSSPQGGVRGVIPEKMKY
- a CDS encoding nitroreductase family protein, which produces MNNKFEKSVIESIKLRKSVRNYDNQTLSKEIIQKIENYINKIENPFNKEIRIKLIEKSEYNKEFKLGTYGVIKGANYFLAVACKNEDFSLEALGYTFEKLVLYCTSLGLGTVWLGGTFNKGEFFKAMNLTENEILPIVSPVGYEGGKKSFISRLIGNNNDKRKDFSEIFFNGSFNKGLSKEESGEYLEVLEMVRLAPSALNKQPWRILKDKNKFHFYMDYKNEMNKIDIGIAICHFHLTLQEKELDGRFEFDESNNIDSKFKYVISWVCE